The window TTTGGGATCAAGTGGAACATTGCAAAACCAAATCTAACATTATGAGAACCCCATCTATATAAAATAGGTAAATCcactaaaaaataataaaaagaattaaaaccATGTTGTGATATATAACTTTGAAAGAGAATATTAGACAGAAGTAGTAAGAATGTAAGAAGatcttttatttcatttcttattttaGTATATCTACCATCAACTACAATGCCTCTATTTATAAGCCCACGTAGAGGGAGGAGGAATGAATTTACATAAATATGGAGGATGAACTTAGTAGATATGAATGTATATATACTAGGAGATAGGGATGTACCAACATAAATAGGTACATTGGATACACTAAATATACCCAGGAGATCGGGATGTACCAACATAAATATGTACATTGGATATGGGGAGATACATTGGGTATTATGAAATACAATGGATatttacatatttcataacactCCCCCTTGAATGTTCATTTACTgcctcattaaaaaccttaagcTAGAAAAACCCATTGGGACAAAACCAgtccaaaggaaaaaaaaaatacagtGCATGGTCCATAATTGTTCCCCCTTAATTAAGCCATATTGACACTTCTGGTGCAAattaatctttcattttgTTAACCTTCTGCATTTCAATGCCATATACTAATATCTCAAATGTTGACGTCGGTAATGATTTGGTAAAAAAGATCGGCAAGATTATTGGTGGATCGAATTTGTTTAATGTTAATTTGTCGACTTTCCTGGAGTTCGTGAgtgtagaaaaattttgatcaaatatgTTTAGTCTTATCACCTTTAATATATCATCCCTCATCCCTTGACTTGTGTAACACAAGCAGCATTATCTTCATAAATTATAATGGGAGAATTTGTAACTGGTGTTAAACAACAAGATTTTGAATATGTGTTATAATggatctaaaaaaaattacactCTCTTCCTGCTTCATATAGAGCAATAATCTTAGAGTGGTTGAAGGAAGTAGCTACCAGTGTTTGCTTAGTAAAGCGTCAAGAAATGATGGTGCCGTTatagcaaaataaataacaagtTTGAGAGCGAGCCTTGTGCAGATCGGATTTATATCTTGCATCAACGTATCCAACTAGAGCAAAGTTAGTGGAATCCTTGGAATAATATAATCCCAAATCTATGGTTCCTCGGAGATAACGAAAGATATGTTTTATTCCATTCTAGTGTTTCTGGGTTGGCTTAGAACTAAAATGTGCCAACAAATTTACTGCAAAAGTGATAATCGATCTCGTACATTGTGCCAAGTACATCAAGGCCCTAATTGCATTGAGATATGGTACTTCATGACCAAGTAGCTCCTCATCAAGTTCTTTAGGATGAAACGGGTTCTTTTAGGGATCAAGAGACCTTACAACCATAAGGGTGCTCAATGGGTGAGCCTTGTCTATATTAAAAGGTCTAAGCAATCTCTCAATATATGCTGACTGATGGACAAGTATTCCATATGCTTGTGCTCAAGCTCTAAATCAAGACAAAGTTTGGTTTTACCCAAATCTTTAACTTTAAACTCCCTTTTTAAATATTCAGCAGTTTTAGAGAACTCTTCTAAAGtttcaatcaaatttatatCATCGACATCAACTGCTATAATAGCAAATCTGGTTTCAGATTTCTTAACAAACATGCATGGGCAGATAAGATCATTTTTTACCCTTCCTCGATTAGGTACTTACTTAAATACTGATACCACATACGACAGGATTGCTTTAACCCATATAAAGATCTTTGCAACTTTATTGAGAATAAGTTACAGGGGTGTATGCTTTCGGCATTTTGAATCCCTCAagaattttcttataaatatCAGAGTCTAATGAATCATATAAATATGCCGTCACAACATCCATAAGACGCATTTTTAGTTTTCCAGAAACTGTTAGGCTAATAAGGAAATGAAAGGTAATTATATCCATCATAGGTGAAtatgtttcatcataatcaatcCTAGGTCTCTGAGAGAAGCCTTGGGCAACAAGTTGAGTTTTATACCTCAAGAcctcatttttctcattttatttttaacaaagaCCCACTTGTATCTAACGGGCTTTACATTATTGGGGGTTCAAGCTATAGGCCCAAAAACCTTTCATTTAGCTTGAGAAGCTAATTTAGCCGAGATTGCTTCCTCCTAGTTGGGCCAATCATGCCTTTgatgatatttgataataGATTGCGGTTCATAATCATCGTTTATAATCTCATGAGCAACTGAGAGTGCAAAAGCATCATCGATGATTATCTCATTTCAATCCCAAATTTCATTACAATATGTAATGAAAATCTCAATATTCTCAAGGTCAGTGGTCTTTTCACAGATTCATGCCTCTTTAAGGGCAATATGTTTTTTTGGAGCAAGTTCAACACTAGGCTCTTCTGAAGTGGTTTCCTATTCTTCCCCCTTCATTTTTGAGAAACAGTGTCTTTTCGATCTTATTAGTCTTTCACGCTTCAAGTGTGATACTTTTGGATCCATTTCAGCCTGTTCTTCAAGAACAACAATCCTAGCTGGAATATTCATAGTTGGAATATAAAACTTTGTAACCTTAGTTGCATCATTAAATGCGTCAGGAAATCTATTGGCAATTACATTTTAATGGATTATATGTTGCATCTCATTTTCACATTTAGAAGTTATTGGGTCTTAATGGGATAGATTTTTCTCATTCCAGGAGAAAATCTCAATTGGTTTATGCTTCTTAACTATGGAAACCTTAAGTATCCTAATCGGTGGAAATACTGTTTCATCAAAATGACAATCCGCGAATCTGGTGTTAAAAAGATCACCCGTCGTTGGTTCCAAGAACCTAATAATGGATGGTGAATCAAAGCTAATGTAAATGCCCAAAAGATACCGAAGACCTACTATAGTCCTTTTTGGCGGTGCTTCAAGCACCTGCACAGTGCAACCAAAGGTGCTTAAATGTGAACTGTCTGGTTCATAGCCTAGAACCAACTGTATAGGAGACTAGCAATGGGATGCAGTCTAATTATTGTTGCCGCATGCAAAACAACATGATTTCATGTTAAATAGTTGAGCTTTGTTCTTAATAATAGAGTGCAAGCTATAATTTGGATGCACTTAATCAAAGATTCTGTTAATCCATTTTGAGTATGAATATGTCGAACCGGGTGCTCAACCTCGATTCCTAGAAAAAGCATAATACGCATCAAAGCTCTTTGATGTAAATTCACCAGCATTATCCATCGTTATGCTCTAGATTGGATAATCAGGGAAATGTGTCTGAAGCTTTACACTCTACACAAGTAAACGTGCAAAGGTGACGTTGAGCTTAGATAACAGGCAAACATGGGACCATCTTCAAGATGCATCCACTAACACCATGAAATATCGAAACGAACCACTTGCTAATTATATTGGTCCACAGATATCACATTGGATTCTTTGCAAGAATAAAGCGGATTCAAGATTTACCTTTGTCATAGAAGGTTTGGTAATGAGCTTTCTTTGTGAACAGGTTTTACAAGTATAATCTTTGGATAGTAAAACCTTTTTATCCTTTAAAGGGTGTCCTCTAGTATTTTGGATTATCTTACGCATCATCGTAACTCTCGAGTAACTTAGACAATCATGCCAAAATCCAAATTCATCGAGATTTACCAATCTCCAAGACATGGTAGTGCAGGATTCAACAGCTCTAATAGAGACACAATACAATCCTATAGTAAACTTCTAGCTTCTCATGGATGGTTTCTAGCCTATCTTATAAAAAGTGTTGTAGAGACATTCCTTATTTTTGCTTATGAATTGTCTCAAAATGGTATCTATTATAGTGTACATCTTTGAAGCTAAGTATATTCCTCTTCGATCTATTACTTAGCAATGCATCCTCGATATGCAAGATGGTGCCATTTGGCAAAACAATTGTCACATTTTTGGAGCCATTAATAATCTCAACGAGACTTGATATTGTATGGACATTTGCCTTGTGCAATGTTACACTTAAGAAAAAGTGTTTGCCACGAAGTATGGCATGTGTCGTTGCACTATTAAGCAAACAAacatcttcacttttcttagTGATTCCCATTTGCACTTGTATTAACAACTTCAAGTGTCTTGGGGGCCAACCGTTGCTTTAGGAGACGGAAGGAGGCTCAAGTTTCGTTGTCGACTTTAGGCCAATTGGACGgtatacaaaattaaaatctaaatgattgaagaattaaaaaaaattaccttctTAGTTGGTTAGAGCCTCATGCTAATAACGTGTTGTGAAATATAACTTTTAAAGAGAAATAATAAGAATGGAAGAagatcttttattttattttttgttttattatatcTGCCATTAACTACAATGCCTCTATTTATAGACACACATAGGTGGATGAGGaatgaatttataaaattaaggAGAAAGAACTTAATAGATAAGAATATACATACACCAAATGTaatcagaaaataaaaatatattaacataaataaagacattaaatataaaaaaatacattgaatatcattaaatacaataaataTCCACATATTTCCTAACAAACCATAcatttttacaatttcaaaAATCCTCTTTCCCCTTTAAAGAACTAGTGGTTATGGCTCAATTTTCAAGCACTGACAACCTTCAACAACGCACCCAGAACCAACCCAAACGCGAACACCCAATTGCTCCGAGTCCAACGGTCTAAAACCCGTGCCCCCAGTTAGGTTTTGAGTCTATGTCTGATATAGACAGCAGGGTCTTTCAAAATGACTAATAACAGCCAGCAGACCACTTGTGGAGATCCGGGTCGGGAACCGGTTTCGATTCAAAATCTGTCAGCTACGTGAAGGAGAGAATTCCCAGGTGCATGAACTTCAAGTTGTTAGTGTCATCCAGATTGTGAAGAAGCCCAAGGTTTTGATTTGGACTCAGAAGTACCCAACCACCAGAACAATTCAAGTCTGGTCGAAATCAGTCAGGTATTCATCTGTCTCCGTATCTTCACCAGTTGAGCATGGAAATGGAAATGGAAATAGACTTGCTTTTCAATTTGGggaatgttgaaaattttgatcctGAGCCCGACTATGTGAATTATCTATCTAATATTTATCTTAGAAACGACAACGAGTCGTCTAGCGATTTTCGAGAAAACGAGGTTGTGGTCAATGGAAGTTGTCCGGCTGCAAGTAGTGTAGTGGAAAGGCTTGTGGAGGTTAAGATTGGAATAGAAAATGATGGGTTTTGCTGTATAGTTTGTATTGAGGAATTTGAAGAAGGGGAGATAGTGAAAGGGTTGCCTTGCTTGCATTATTACCATGGGGATTGCATTATCCCATGGTTGAGAATAAGGGCTACTTGTCCGCTTTGTCGGTGCGAGTTACCTACAGATGGTGAGGCGGATGAGAGGAGTCAGGGTGGTTCAGCTGCCGCTGCTGCTGGTGGTGGCAGCGGTTAGATTAGTACTactatttacattttttttagatgtttatttaaatgaagCTTAGTTGTTATGATGGCGGAGGTATCCTTTATATGTAAAAGTTTCTGTAAGaagatttatataaatttccATTCTGAATATGTAaggcagaaaaaaaaaaagatttatataaatttctcTGCAGGTTATCTCGGGTGATTGAATTTCTAGTTTCACATGTGcaaaaacataagaattttTGTAGAAATCATATGCTGTTTTGTGGTTTTGATTGAACCTTTTTGGAGTCAAGGTTAGTAGTATTGTCTTTCATGTAGTCACAAAGGTCTTGAGCAGAATCTTCAAATATCTTCATTCACTAGATAATTGAGATGGAAAGGTTGGTAGATAGAGATCATGCATAACAACAAAAACAGGGTGATTGTGTTCtccttcttccttttcttggATTTCCAATGATACGAATGGTTGGCATTTGATGAAATCCTAGGCATTCTTAACTCCAAATTTAGGATTTCAAAGGAATTTGTGGAATTCACAAAGCCAATTGTAACGCCCACCCTTCTTAAAAGTTTAAGATCTCCAATTCCAAATTCATAATTCAAacataaaatatcaaattcatGAATTCCAACTCAGAATATTTGAAACTTAACGATTTaagattcaaatttaaatctaTATTTGAACTCCCAAAGGCAATCTAATTACTCTACCTTACCTTTCTGCCAATTTACATCATTTTGAGGATGCAAAATCtgaaaaataaatccaaagcccaaaaaaaaaaaataaaagacaaaaaagagaaaatggtaGTAATACATGCTAAGTTGGCCGGAGGCCATACTCAAAATGATATAAGGTGAGAACAAGAAGGCTATCTCCTGATCCATTGTAGAAGGtgagaacaagaaaaagaaaaaatgctcTTTCCTCCATGCAGCCGAGTGGGCTGGCTTACTTCGGAGGCGAATGCTTGTTATCGTGAGAGGGGGGGCATGCCCATGTTGGCCCAAGGGGAACAGCAGTCAAGACTCCAAAAACATTCTATTTTTCATGAGTTTGCTTTATAATTAGAAGGTTATTTCCTTCTAAGTTGTAACAGCTGTTGTATTTGTATTAAATTCAGATAAAGTTAGGGaagtatttaatttgattagaACAGCCCAAATTCACTGAAATGTTGGTGAACTTTATTGTCAATGGAGCCGACTTCTCTTGAATCCCTGTTTCGGTTTAGATATCTGTCATTGTACAAAACTAGTGGTTAACAATATGCCAAGTAGGCcgaaatggaaatttttaaaattccaTTACTGATTTCTCTGGATAATCATCGTGTCACATTTACTTAGTAGCTTCTTACCCGAcagaagaacaaagaaatctttttcttttttttttttgaatttcctTTCTGCGGCTGCATCTTTTCTAACATTAGTTTAATACAAGCAATTAGAGCAGGCAGAATTCATTGGAGGTGTTCCATCTCATCCATTCAAAAATCGAATTCCTTGATGTAATAatctttgttattttattaatgtttcacattttcttcctACCTAAACAGAtatcaagctttaatattaaactttttttggTAATGTAATTCAGCCACCTTTCCCCCCCTCCCACCCACTGAATGCGCGTGGTAAATCACCTTTTAGGTTGATGATTCCTTCTTTTGtgaaataagttaaataaaagagaagggaagaaagttattaaattaaatatatcattTGCATTTTAGTTTAGATGATGTGCACCTAGCAAAGGCATAGGATTCGGTAACCTTCCGGACGTGTTTGCTTGTTTATTCATATCAAAAAATCTAATCCGTCCAACAAATtcgaaatgaaaaagaaattatcatTGCAGCAAGATGAACAATTTGTCTTCTGCTATAATCAGTTTTTAACAccatatattttatatcatattCATAAAGTCACTGAAAATTGGTTGATGCACTGTCGGTTTTTAGGTAATGACGTTGAAAACTTTTTAGTGGCTCCATTTGTTTTCCAAACTAATAGTCAAGTTTTCATCCAATAGGGATTCTTGGTTAACATGGGAAAAAGCATCAAAGAGCACCACATTTCCTTCTCTTGTTTGCTTTTTCATGCCAgatacatttaattaattcttcGCACTTTTGTACATGATCACTTAGCCCTATCAACATCTCAATACGATTGTTCATAGGATACTGACATTTACATCGAGGAAATCAAAGTAAACGTGAAAACAGGGTCACCTTAAGTCTTTAAGCTTAACTGGTAGTATTACTTGAAACCAGTACAAACACCTAGGTGGGATTCCTCGCagtaaattaaacaaaatctttttttagAGGCAATCTTGTTCACTTATcgtataaacttaattaagcATTGAAATCAACTAACCTTGTACTTATAAACGTAGAAGAATTTGAGCAAGTAATCCCAATAAGAGGTGCCTCTCCGGTCGGCTTACTTTATGACGGACATGTTCAAAGAACGTGCAAGTTGTAGATAAATCAGTGTTTTTTCCCGTACAGTTGCTGAGGTTAGCACTTATTTGTTTTCAAGCAGCACTGAAAAATTCATTTGTCTTTACACGGTGACTACTTTTTTGACTGTCTgcattatatcaaaattttgttgtttCTGTGGACTGATCTCAAAATCCCCTGCTGCAATTCTTTTCGCCCCTGAAGTTGGACTAGGGAACATTTCTGCTTTCCTTAAAGTGACTGCTGCTGAGCACTCTAcccttttttttgaaattttgatctgTTAACGAGCTAATTGTTTGAAATAATCAAAGAAATTGTTTGCAGCTCATCTTCATTAAGTTCTGCTAAGTTCAATTTCTAATGACTATGTAGCAAGGGTGGTTTATCTTTAATCACTAttcaatttgtcaaatgtacGTGTATTAGGAGAGTAATGGAGAGAACTAAACTCAGACGTACGAGGCTTGTgttgtgtatatatatatgtagacAATTATTGATGACATtagtggaaaaaaaaaatatctagCCTGTTAGATTTGCTCAAAAGGAGTTATTGAATAATCATACATAGTCAAAGCAAGTCATACTTATGTAATCCACTCACTTCTTTTTTCTCCATTTGCTTTAAGTTGTTAGTTGTTACTATTGGAGTTACATCACTGGCAAAACACAACAAAAAGCTAACGTGCAAAGGAACAAACAAGTCATTATCAGTAATGGGATTGAGTCTCTCCCATGGGGTCTCATGGTGTGCTCAGAGGGCAATCAAAGAAAGCACTCATTTTCCTCTagaacccccccccccccccccctccccctTGCAAATGGCTGTGTGGCCCTTGGGGAGTGGTTTTGGTTCAAGATTTGTAATAAGTCCCTTCTCTCTGATTCAGGccaggatatttttttttaacaaggTGGGGACTGCGAATTATTTCCTCAATCATGTTAGCTTTGACAGACTATGGTAAGCTTATGTTGGCACTGCTGCTGGTGCTGGTGTGCTATCCATTTGGTTTTTGTTTGCTTGACTCCGCATTTGTAGATATGTTTAGCATTCTTTGTTCCCTTTCGGTTCCAACTTGTCCTCGCTAGCCACTCAATTTTGCCTGGCCAAAAACTAGGGCAACTTTTGTGTTTGTCTAGGACTTGTTGCCTCAATATGGCCTGGTGAAGGTGGAGCTTTTcgagttttgtttttatctgGCCCAAAGAGTTAGGGGATTTACATGATTTGAGTAGGATTCTAGCTCTTGAGAAATAAATCATCTTATCAACATAATTCCAGAGAAGTGGATATGACAATTTTAATTGATCTCTGGTACCCATCCTTATCATTTCAGTAAGCTCAAGTGACGAGATTTTTTAACGATTGACAGGGTAGCCCTTATGCTTGCCTAATAATCTATCATAGTTTGGGATCTTTGATATCCTTAATGCttttcccaaaaacaaaaaacaaaaaaaaaccctcCTGAACAGTATGATGGATTCTGTAAGAGCGTTCATAAGAGATAATAGGAATGCAATTCCTATGAGCTAACtcccaatttttttctcatacgTTACTTAATTGGTTGTCACATTTCTCATTGAAAAGGATATTCCAAATTCAACGCTCTCGTGTCCCAGtttatcaaaaaagaaatgatcGAGACACTACTATTGATTGTATATTAACTTTTTATCGAAAAAGAGATTCCAAATTcagctttctttttctcccaaattatagtaaatggtaaaaagcaaaagaaaagaacagaaaatgaaaatgagaaggAAAGCTAGCTCAAGGTAGGCACCTTGGACATAAATCCTTGTATtgaatatacaaaaaaaaaaaaaaaagctaaaagGGATTAATCTTGGAGATCAAAATATTGTCTGACCCCAAAGATAAAAGTTAAATGTcctttaattttagtttaattaaaaattttaatttgaactCCAAGTTTAATAagtgtatatatttaaatttaaatatttattagatACTTGTCGAAAAGGTTTtcgtgaaaaaaaaaaaagaagaaaagagaaaaaagcaTCTTCACTTCTTAAAAGCTTGATTAGACAAGTTTAATTCTCCCTCTCGTGTGGGGTATCACTACCTATCATTCTTTGGATTTAAGGAAGAACTTAATTCACTTATAGCATGAAAAGAAACTTTGGTCAAAAAACATTGGATTGTGGACAATAT is drawn from Theobroma cacao cultivar B97-61/B2 chromosome 4, Criollo_cocoa_genome_V2, whole genome shotgun sequence and contains these coding sequences:
- the LOC18601808 gene encoding E3 ubiquitin-protein ligase RING1-like, whose amino-acid sequence is MEMEMEIDLLFNLGNVENFDPEPDYVNYLSNIYLRNDNESSSDFRENEVVVNGSCPAASSVVERLVEVKIGIENDGFCCIVCIEEFEEGEIVKGLPCLHYYHGDCIIPWLRIRATCPLCRCELPTDGEADERSQGGSAAAAAGGGSG